From Pelotomaculum schinkii, one genomic window encodes:
- a CDS encoding LysR family transcriptional regulator, which translates to MSEINLYQLKVFYSVARHLGYSKAGEELALSQPAVSRQVAALEKSLGLELFVQRGRHVELTDVGRSLFDYADRIFDLAVQAERAMSQFKDLERGHVLIGASTTIGSYILPQVLQAFHERFPHIDISLRLGNSATIEQLVTNRDVDLGLVGDEVKNPAMHVETYFRDELVMIISPEHHLNNKKKVLVEDLERETLIWREKGSATRALIERFLNNSGVVFKNYIEIGDTEATKRLVTAKMGIAFVSRYAITLELSAGILNIIDSSKFVIPRYFYVISAKYQHHVPTVLALLNFIHKCFPQGKCPFFITSRQISWNNRSVLITEPVNDQ; encoded by the coding sequence TTGTCTGAAATTAACCTTTACCAGCTAAAAGTATTTTACAGTGTAGCAAGACATCTCGGTTACTCAAAGGCCGGGGAAGAGCTGGCCTTAAGTCAGCCTGCCGTTTCCCGCCAGGTAGCCGCCCTGGAGAAAAGTCTTGGCCTTGAGCTCTTTGTTCAGAGAGGACGGCATGTAGAGCTTACCGACGTGGGCCGCAGCCTTTTCGATTACGCCGACCGGATCTTTGATCTGGCAGTCCAGGCCGAGCGGGCCATGTCTCAATTTAAGGACTTGGAGCGCGGCCATGTACTCATCGGTGCCAGTACAACCATTGGTAGCTATATACTCCCGCAAGTGCTGCAGGCCTTCCATGAGAGGTTCCCCCACATAGATATTTCATTGCGTTTAGGAAACAGCGCAACCATTGAACAGTTGGTTACAAATAGAGACGTGGACCTGGGATTAGTGGGCGATGAGGTTAAAAACCCGGCCATGCACGTAGAGACATATTTCCGGGACGAGCTTGTAATGATCATTTCACCGGAACATCATTTGAATAATAAAAAAAAGGTCTTAGTGGAAGACCTTGAAAGAGAAACCCTTATTTGGAGGGAAAAAGGCTCCGCAACACGTGCTTTGATCGAGCGATTCTTAAATAATAGCGGAGTTGTTTTCAAAAATTATATAGAAATCGGTGACACCGAAGCAACTAAGCGTTTGGTTACGGCAAAAATGGGAATTGCTTTTGTTTCTAGGTATGCGATAACACTAGAGCTTTCAGCAGGCATCCTCAATATAATAGACAGCAGCAAATTCGTAATCCCCAGGTATTTTTATGTCATTTCAGCAAAATACCAACATCATGTTCCAACAGTATTAGCCTTATTAAACTTCATTCATAAATGTTTTCCCCAGGGTAAGTGTCCCTTTTTCATAACTTCTAGACAGATAAGCTGGAATAACAGAAGTGTTCTGATAACCGAACCCGTTAATGATCAATAG
- a CDS encoding CBS domain-containing protein codes for MASISNYMSSPVITVDILDSVEQAVSLMEENCIGGLPVLEDGKLCGMITSRDARRSHMNRIIADAMSKNPVFVYTNTSLWDAINLMEEKQVERLPVFESGKLVGIVTKKSLLAEAGKHEDTLTGLKKAPYLRYMAENILSQGKELTVIFFDINGFGKINKKYGHVRGDICLKIIGRLLLERTENGVYFPGRYAGDEFMVITAEDTERSKEWAIKIVNEVAVLTKEFGVPINIVAGVARGGSDGTCIGSYFAIAVDNLINKASLASTISKEEGIQVTCIKGELK; via the coding sequence ATGGCTTCCATTTCTAATTATATGAGCAGTCCTGTCATTACGGTTGATATTCTCGACAGTGTCGAACAAGCCGTCTCATTAATGGAAGAAAACTGTATCGGTGGACTTCCAGTTTTAGAGGACGGTAAACTCTGTGGAATGATCACTTCAAGGGATGCCCGGCGTTCTCATATGAACCGTATTATTGCAGACGCTATGTCCAAAAATCCAGTATTTGTTTATACAAATACGTCCCTTTGGGATGCAATTAATTTAATGGAAGAAAAACAAGTAGAAAGGTTGCCTGTATTTGAGAGCGGTAAACTAGTAGGAATTGTTACTAAAAAAAGTCTTCTGGCTGAGGCCGGTAAGCATGAAGATACGCTGACTGGCCTTAAAAAAGCCCCATATTTAAGGTATATGGCAGAAAATATTCTCAGCCAGGGGAAGGAGCTTACGGTTATCTTCTTCGATATCAACGGCTTCGGAAAAATAAATAAAAAGTACGGTCACGTTAGAGGAGACATCTGCCTAAAAATTATAGGACGATTGCTTTTAGAGAGAACGGAAAATGGTGTTTACTTTCCGGGACGTTATGCCGGAGATGAATTTATGGTGATTACCGCAGAAGATACTGAACGTTCTAAGGAATGGGCCATTAAAATAGTTAATGAAGTAGCAGTACTAACAAAAGAGTTTGGAGTACCGATAAATATTGTTGCTGGTGTAGCAAGAGGAGGCAGTGACGGTACATGTATAGGCTCTTATTTTGCTATTGCTGTTGATAATTTGATAAATAAGGCCAGCTTGGCCAGTACTATTTCCAAAGAGGAAGGAATACAAGTCACATGTATTAAGGGAGAACTGAAATAG
- a CDS encoding TDT family transporter, whose amino-acid sequence MVNSFKSRDKQEILKYCVGYEDKRNSVPFPSVSMRNIIDRIPVPASGLMLGLAAAGNLISSYSNILKSIFGIISASILVLLLVKIICKIGVVIEDLKNPAIAGIASTFPMGVMVLSTYIHSCWPFASYVIWVIGILMHCALIIYFTKEFILKYSIQKVFPSCFVVFVGIAAGSITAPVFGVDWIGRVLFWFSFIAYLILLPIITYRTFVIKSIPESLLPTVAIFAAPTGICLTGYLNSFQEKNMTFIWLLVVMSLTMFFAVLLYMPKMFRLKFYPSYSAFTFPFVISATAIKATDGFFIKMHMDIPALKYLVYFEEVFAITFVVYVLIRYICFIFIQSVGVAPQDTQNAVKQYSNNG is encoded by the coding sequence GTGGTAAACTCCTTCAAATCACGTGATAAGCAGGAAATCCTGAAATATTGCGTAGGATACGAGGATAAAAGAAATAGTGTCCCATTCCCATCAGTAAGTATGAGAAACATAATTGATAGAATCCCCGTACCGGCATCAGGGCTGATGCTGGGGCTGGCAGCTGCAGGCAATCTAATATCGTCCTACTCAAATATATTAAAAAGCATATTTGGCATTATATCCGCTTCAATACTGGTGCTTCTTTTAGTAAAGATAATTTGTAAGATCGGAGTCGTCATTGAGGATTTAAAGAATCCCGCAATTGCCGGTATTGCTTCTACTTTCCCAATGGGAGTTATGGTTCTATCTACCTATATTCACTCCTGTTGGCCGTTTGCATCATATGTCATATGGGTTATAGGAATTTTGATGCACTGTGCTTTAATCATCTATTTTACAAAAGAATTCATTTTAAAATACAGCATTCAAAAGGTTTTTCCAAGCTGCTTTGTAGTATTTGTCGGTATTGCTGCGGGAAGTATCACGGCACCTGTATTTGGAGTTGATTGGATCGGCAGGGTATTATTCTGGTTTAGCTTTATTGCTTATTTGATTCTGCTGCCAATTATTACTTATAGAACATTCGTAATTAAATCTATACCTGAATCGCTGTTGCCTACGGTAGCGATTTTTGCTGCGCCTACAGGTATATGCCTAACCGGATATCTAAATTCTTTCCAAGAAAAAAACATGACATTCATTTGGCTGTTAGTAGTCATGTCACTAACAATGTTTTTTGCAGTACTTCTTTACATGCCTAAAATGTTTAGGCTAAAGTTTTATCCAAGCTACTCGGCTTTTACATTCCCTTTTGTTATAAGTGCAACAGCAATTAAGGCTACCGATGGTTTTTTTATAAAAATGCATATGGATATCCCTGCACTCAAATACCTTGTGTATTTTGAAGAAGTATTTGCTATTACTTTTGTTGTATATGTCCTGATTAGATATATCTGCTTTATATTCATACAGTCTGTTGGAGTAGCACCGCAAGATACCCAGAATGCTGTAAAACAGTATAGTAACAACGGATAA
- a CDS encoding RNA-guided endonuclease InsQ/TnpB family protein: MIINRAYRYELKPNISQRILLAKHAGCARFAYNWGLARRIELYQAEKKSTNAMAQHRALNKLKQTDFSWMYEVSKCAPQEALRDLDRAFKNFFTGLKAGEKIGFPKFKKKGVHDSFRLTGAIKVEEKAVQLPRLGIIRLKEESAIGGRILSATVSREVDRWFVSFSCEVAIPDPEPVFGDAVGIDVGLHHFAAMSDGTKIEAPKPLGKYLKRLKRLSKKHSRKQKGSNNRKKSALDLARLHRRIRNIRQDFMHKLTTELAKTKSEIVLEDLNVRGMLQNDRLSRHIADVGWGEFRRQLTYKTVWYGSVLTLAPRFYPSSKTCSCCGHVRDSMPLSIREWDCSSCGAQHDRDVNAAVNLKKYTRSLA; encoded by the coding sequence ATGATAATTAACCGTGCCTATCGGTATGAGTTAAAACCAAACATATCTCAGAGAATCCTCCTTGCCAAGCATGCCGGATGCGCTCGCTTCGCTTACAACTGGGGGCTAGCCCGCCGGATCGAGCTGTATCAAGCGGAAAAGAAGTCAACTAATGCTATGGCCCAACACCGGGCGTTGAATAAACTTAAACAGACAGATTTTTCCTGGATGTATGAGGTTTCCAAGTGTGCTCCTCAGGAAGCCCTGCGGGATCTCGACCGGGCATTCAAAAACTTTTTCACTGGTCTGAAAGCAGGAGAGAAGATCGGATTTCCCAAGTTCAAGAAGAAAGGTGTCCATGACTCTTTCCGATTGACGGGCGCAATCAAGGTTGAAGAGAAAGCCGTTCAGCTTCCCCGCCTGGGTATAATCCGTCTCAAAGAAGAATCAGCGATAGGTGGCCGGATTCTCTCGGCCACCGTCAGCAGAGAAGTGGATCGCTGGTTTGTCAGCTTTTCCTGTGAGGTAGCGATTCCAGATCCTGAACCTGTCTTCGGTGATGCTGTTGGCATTGACGTGGGGTTGCACCATTTTGCCGCCATGTCTGACGGGACGAAGATCGAAGCTCCTAAACCACTGGGCAAGTATCTGAAAAGACTCAAGAGATTATCCAAGAAACACAGCAGGAAACAGAAAGGCTCCAACAACCGGAAGAAAAGCGCTCTTGACCTAGCCCGTCTTCACCGGCGCATCCGCAACATCCGGCAGGACTTCATGCACAAGCTCACGACAGAGCTGGCAAAAACCAAGTCAGAGATCGTGCTCGAAGATTTGAATGTCCGCGGGATGTTGCAAAATGACCGGTTGTCCAGGCATATCGCTGACGTGGGCTGGGGAGAATTCCGGCGACAACTCACCTATAAGACTGTGTGGTATGGGTCAGTGTTGACACTTGCTCCCCGTTTCTATCCCAGCAGCAAGACATGCTCATGTTGCGGCCATGTGAGGGATAGCATGCCTCTGTCTATTCGTGAATGGGACTGTTCTTCCTGCGGGGCGCAGCATGACCGTGACGTTAATGCTGCTGTCAACCTGAAGAAATATACAAGAAGCCTTGCTTAA
- a CDS encoding HD-GYP domain-containing protein yields MLNEINKLMIALNNYDFEIYCHSISVSYIACRIAYHLGLQDKDISIITNAALLHDIGKVKIDKSILSKKEQLTGREWSIIKRHPESGVVMLKPYSWAKELLVLILYHHERWDGKGYFGVEANDIPLGARIIAVADAFDAMRTSRPYKKGKAWDESLSEIEKNSGMQFDPYLTERLIRLAYLIF; encoded by the coding sequence TTGCTTAACGAGATTAACAAATTAATGATTGCATTAAATAATTATGATTTTGAAATTTATTGTCATTCTATTAGCGTTAGTTATATTGCATGTCGTATTGCATATCATCTGGGATTACAAGATAAAGATATTTCGATAATCACTAATGCAGCTTTATTACATGATATTGGCAAGGTTAAGATTGACAAAAGTATATTATCTAAAAAAGAACAATTAACTGGCAGGGAATGGAGTATTATTAAGAGACATCCTGAATCTGGAGTTGTTATGCTGAAGCCTTATTCCTGGGCTAAAGAACTCCTTGTATTAATTTTGTACCATCATGAACGATGGGATGGAAAAGGATATTTCGGTGTCGAAGCAAACGATATACCTCTAGGGGCTAGAATAATTGCCGTTGCTGATGCTTTTGATGCAATGAGAACCTCCAGGCCTTATAAAAAAGGAAAGGCATGGGATGAAAGTTTAAGTGAAATTGAAAAAAATTCTGGAATGCAGTTTGATCCCTATTTGACAGAAAGACTAATTCGATTAGCATATTTGATTTTCTAA
- a CDS encoding Ku protein, which produces MQAIWKGSISFGLVNIPVKVCGAVNANQVSFNQIHEPCKSRIKYRKYCPHCEKEVPAEEIIKGSGRTTQGY; this is translated from the coding sequence ATGCAGGCAATATGGAAAGGCTCAATATCATTTGGCCTCGTTAACATACCGGTGAAAGTATGCGGCGCCGTTAATGCTAACCAAGTTTCCTTCAATCAGATACATGAGCCTTGCAAGAGTAGGATAAAGTACCGTAAGTACTGCCCTCACTGTGAAAAGGAAGTGCCGGCAGAAGAAATTATCAAAGGTAGTGGTAGAACCACCCAGGGTTACTAA
- a CDS encoding YifB family Mg chelatase-like AAA ATPase — translation MIAIVKSTALSGLDGQIVEVEVDVSRGLPSFDIVGLPDASVREAKDRVRTAIKNSGLEFPVKRITVNLAPADLKKEGPIYDLPIAVGILAATEQLPPERFQKYVYLGELSLNGTLRGVTGVLPNVLAVRDAALQQVVVPLENAQEAALVEGIDVFPASCLDELVAFLLGENEIAPYRLDLSELQAHPEEGAFDFEDIKGQQTAKRCLEVAAAGGHNVIMLGSPGSGKTMLARSLPGILPDLTFQESIDVTKIHSLAGLLPANRPLLIRRPFRSPHHTASTISIIGGGRIPKPGEVSLAHHGVLFLDEMPEFHKDTLEALRQPLEDGVVTISRINASLTYPARLMLVGALNPCPCGYHGDPVRECSCSPLQVQRYISRLSGPLLDRVDLHIQVPRLPYEDISQQPQGESSREIKNRVERAREIQRQRFSAEEPAGTLRSKPSCATCNAGMGPREIRQYCKLTKDAKALIKDAFSRLNLSARSYDRILKVSRTIADLAASKLIKEGHVAEALQYRSMDNKSL, via the coding sequence ATGATTGCCATAGTGAAAAGCACCGCTTTGAGCGGTCTGGATGGTCAAATCGTGGAGGTTGAGGTGGATGTGTCAAGAGGTTTACCCAGCTTCGACATAGTTGGGCTGCCGGACGCCTCGGTGCGTGAAGCCAAGGACCGCGTCCGCACCGCCATCAAAAACTCCGGGCTTGAATTTCCGGTCAAGAGGATTACAGTCAACCTCGCCCCCGCTGATCTCAAAAAGGAGGGGCCAATTTACGATCTCCCCATTGCAGTCGGCATCCTGGCTGCCACTGAGCAGCTGCCTCCTGAGCGCTTCCAGAAGTATGTTTATCTCGGGGAACTGTCCCTTAATGGCACCCTGCGAGGTGTAACAGGTGTGCTCCCCAACGTGCTGGCGGTAAGGGATGCAGCTTTACAGCAGGTGGTTGTGCCATTGGAAAACGCGCAAGAAGCCGCGCTCGTGGAAGGAATTGATGTTTTTCCTGCTTCCTGCCTTGATGAACTGGTAGCTTTCCTGCTCGGCGAAAATGAAATAGCTCCTTACAGGTTGGACCTATCAGAATTGCAGGCCCATCCGGAGGAAGGAGCTTTTGATTTTGAGGACATCAAAGGCCAGCAGACAGCCAAGAGGTGTCTGGAAGTGGCCGCAGCCGGCGGCCATAATGTGATTATGCTCGGCAGTCCAGGTTCCGGTAAAACCATGCTTGCCCGCAGCCTGCCCGGCATACTGCCTGACCTGACCTTTCAGGAGTCTATAGACGTGACCAAAATACACAGCCTGGCCGGACTGCTTCCTGCCAACCGTCCGTTGTTAATCAGGCGCCCTTTCCGCTCCCCGCACCACACCGCATCAACGATAAGCATAATTGGAGGCGGGAGGATTCCCAAGCCTGGTGAGGTTTCACTTGCCCATCACGGGGTTTTGTTTCTGGATGAGATGCCGGAATTTCACAAGGACACCCTGGAAGCGCTGCGCCAGCCCCTGGAAGACGGCGTGGTGACCATCTCCAGGATTAACGCATCCCTGACCTACCCGGCCAGGTTGATGCTGGTGGGGGCGCTCAACCCTTGCCCCTGTGGTTATCACGGCGACCCGGTCAGGGAATGCTCCTGCTCCCCGCTCCAGGTACAGCGCTATATTTCCCGTCTTTCCGGACCTCTCCTGGACCGGGTTGACCTCCATATTCAGGTGCCAAGGCTCCCTTACGAAGACATATCACAACAGCCCCAAGGCGAAAGCTCCAGGGAAATTAAAAACAGGGTGGAACGAGCCAGGGAAATACAACGGCAGAGGTTTTCCGCAGAAGAACCAGCCGGGACGCTGCGGAGCAAACCATCATGTGCAACCTGTAACGCCGGCATGGGTCCGCGAGAGATAAGGCAGTACTGCAAACTTACCAAGGACGCCAAGGCGTTGATCAAGGACGCTTTCAGCAGGCTAAACCTGAGCGCAAGATCCTACGACCGCATCCTCAAAGTCTCCAGAACCATAGCTGACCTGGCTGCCAGTAAACTGATTAAGGAAGGCCACGTGGCCGAGGCGCTGCAGTACCGTTCTATGGACAACAAGAGCTTATAG
- a CDS encoding amidohydrolase family protein, whose amino-acid sequence MTLLEFICTFQMHKFNLAERSYPVFNFAGKGVQFQTETLFNLSGQTVQFDPAYSFHKMEPTHMGTGIIKEVVSNMQKGCIDYTILANFAPVKVLHQNNIWTITMAKKHTQLVPLISIHPEMEGNILSHLKQYIALGAKGIKIHPSVQGFLPNDYRLQSVYEYCNEIAFPIVFHCGLTSEVRINNYSDLEMLMPVIDEYQNIPIILGHMAEGKVGDVLWLSKVYRNVYFDTSIAISGLLCIKRVHDDCWRDDNIVIDIINKIGANRIIFGSDYPFGCPIHDIKRFMDMSLINEDKRLILGDNSMRVFNIRTGHKDISDTL is encoded by the coding sequence ATGACCCTCCTTGAATTTATTTGCACCTTTCAGATGCATAAATTCAATTTAGCAGAAAGGTCATATCCGGTGTTCAACTTTGCCGGAAAGGGTGTCCAGTTTCAAACGGAGACACTGTTCAATCTCAGCGGTCAAACTGTTCAGTTTGACCCGGCATATTCATTCCATAAAATGGAACCAACCCATATGGGGACAGGCATAATTAAAGAAGTTGTTTCAAACATGCAAAAGGGTTGCATCGATTACACAATTTTAGCCAATTTCGCACCAGTAAAAGTATTGCACCAAAACAATATATGGACAATTACTATGGCAAAGAAACATACACAACTTGTTCCACTTATCAGTATTCACCCTGAAATGGAAGGAAATATTCTTAGCCATTTAAAACAATACATAGCATTAGGGGCTAAAGGAATTAAAATTCATCCCTCCGTACAAGGGTTCTTGCCAAATGACTACAGGCTTCAGAGTGTGTATGAGTATTGTAATGAAATTGCATTTCCAATAGTGTTTCACTGTGGGCTAACATCGGAAGTTAGAATAAACAATTATTCCGATTTAGAAATGCTCATGCCGGTAATTGACGAATACCAAAATATCCCGATTATATTAGGTCATATGGCTGAGGGAAAGGTTGGGGATGTACTATGGTTATCGAAGGTATATAGAAATGTATATTTTGATACATCAATAGCTATTTCTGGATTGCTTTGTATTAAAAGAGTACATGATGATTGCTGGCGGGATGATAATATAGTAATTGATATTATTAATAAAATAGGTGCAAACAGGATTATTTTTGGTTCCGACTACCCTTTTGGTTGTCCTATACATGACATTAAACGATTTATGGATATGAGTCTTATTAATGAAGACAAAAGGCTTATATTAGGAGATAACTCTATGAGAGTTTTTAATATAAGAACTGGTCATAAAGATATCTCAGATACCCTTTGA
- a CDS encoding helix-turn-helix domain-containing protein, whose protein sequence is MVDILKTCGLNLRHYRKAKGLTLNQLSQDIGITSSYLGYLERGQRNPSLATIAKIAEALEVEPYHLLVNFENRFDRSLHNLIIMLITRKRIDEVIFLQEVLTSYLKSIKNNDRQ, encoded by the coding sequence ATGGTTGATATTTTGAAAACATGTGGATTGAATCTGAGGCATTATAGAAAGGCTAAAGGTTTAACTTTAAATCAATTATCTCAGGATATTGGCATAACTAGTTCATATCTTGGATATCTTGAGAGGGGACAAAGAAACCCTTCCCTGGCAACAATAGCCAAAATAGCAGAGGCTTTGGAGGTAGAGCCTTATCATCTCCTGGTAAATTTTGAAAATCGTTTTGACCGGTCGTTACATAATTTGATTATTATGTTAATTACAAGAAAACGAATTGATGAAGTAATTTTTTTACAGGAAGTACTAACATCCTATTTAAAATCCATAAAGAATAATGACAGGCAATAG
- a CDS encoding IS607 family transposase, whose translation MFKLLADNFPGAEIVFDTNGQGWEIGKAVTEIGSGLNGHRLKLMKLLADPKIRVIVVEHRDRLMRFVFEYVESCLSVQGRRVIVMDQSEMKDDLVQDMIEVLTSFCARLYGRRSAKNKVKKAMEALENDN comes from the coding sequence TTGTTCAAGCTTTTAGCAGACAACTTCCCCGGCGCAGAAATAGTTTTTGATACAAACGGACAAGGCTGGGAAATCGGTAAAGCCGTAACAGAGATCGGATCCGGTCTGAACGGACACCGCCTAAAACTGATGAAATTACTTGCAGATCCTAAGATACGAGTGATTGTGGTTGAACACCGTGATCGTCTCATGCGGTTTGTGTTTGAATACGTGGAAAGCTGTCTTTCTGTCCAGGGTAGACGGGTGATCGTGATGGACCAGTCTGAAATGAAAGATGATCTGGTTCAAGATATGATTGAAGTTCTCACATCCTTCTGTGCCCGGCTATATGGCCGCAGGTCGGCAAAGAACAAGGTAAAAAAAGCAATGGAGGCCTTAGAGAATGATAATTAA
- a CDS encoding MarR family winged helix-turn-helix transcriptional regulator gives MNFQEAKELHNLLFSFIGMFHEKFLCRFRQHYDGNPRLKKNQVKIISILYQHDHLIPTEIGKMLDIEKGSLTALIDQLEDMGLIIRRADPCDRRKLLISLSAAGRDEMNKIMDDHTRSLSVFFRGVDPGEIKQFVASLQYAVDFMKKF, from the coding sequence ATGAATTTCCAGGAAGCTAAAGAATTGCACAATTTATTGTTTTCCTTTATAGGTATGTTTCATGAAAAGTTTCTATGCCGGTTCCGCCAGCATTATGACGGCAATCCCAGGCTTAAAAAAAACCAGGTCAAGATTATCAGTATTTTATACCAGCATGATCACCTGATCCCAACTGAAATCGGTAAAATGCTGGATATAGAAAAAGGTAGTCTGACTGCCCTTATAGATCAATTGGAAGATATGGGCCTGATTATACGACGCGCTGATCCCTGCGACAGACGAAAGCTATTAATATCACTCAGTGCTGCCGGCAGAGATGAAATGAATAAAATTATGGACGATCACACCCGAAGCCTGAGTGTTTTTTTCCGAGGCGTAGATCCCGGAGAAATAAAACAATTTGTAGCCAGCTTGCAATATGCAGTAGACTTCATGAAAAAATTTTAA
- a CDS encoding LysM peptidoglycan-binding domain-containing protein gives MGATISQLNSENASLKEQIYAQATQILPTTKTSDDKDVDGFIFHVVQAGDCFATISERYYQEVDYTSELAKLNGLTINSTLHIGQVIRVPKDKPDLKNNL, from the coding sequence TTGGGAGCTACAATATCCCAGCTTAATAGTGAAAATGCATCACTCAAGGAACAAATTTATGCACAAGCAACACAGATATTGCCAACCACAAAAACTTCTGACGATAAAGATGTAGATGGATTTATTTTCCATGTCGTTCAAGCAGGCGATTGCTTTGCAACTATTTCTGAGCGATACTACCAAGAAGTTGATTACACTTCTGAATTAGCAAAATTAAACGGATTGACAATTAATTCGACATTGCATATTGGACAAGTTATAAGAGTCCCAAAAGATAAACCTGATTTAAAGAATAATCTGTAG
- a CDS encoding MATE family efflux transporter — MEKSLEMRDRNIGSLLWKFSLPAIVAMLINALYNIVDRIFVGRGIGFIAIAATTVAFPIMIILMAVSMLVGIGATALISIRLGQQKMEEAEKVAGNAMVMIILLPVIIAVIYLLFPEPILIFFGASEEVLPYARDFAHIIMLGAAFGSISMGMNNFIRAEGNPRLAMFTQITGALINGVLNYIFIFKLGLGIKGSALATLSGQFLSAIWVLSYFLSGRSLVKIRLKNLKLQLPIIISIISIGFAPFAMQVANSVQQSILNKTLLVHGGDLALSAVGIIMSIAALLFMPIVGLSQGAQPLIGFNYGARQYDRVKETVKIAVIAGTCIAVAGYTAIHIWPVQIVGLFSKGDTALTEMTSQAMRVFFALFPVVGFQIICSNYFQAVGKPVQSTILSLSRQVLLFIPLLLILPNFWGINGVWRTAPIADGLAVLLTATLIYLEMKNLPQNQPLIAQVKQSV, encoded by the coding sequence ATGGAAAAAAGCTTAGAAATGCGCGATCGAAATATAGGCAGTCTGTTGTGGAAGTTTTCCTTGCCCGCTATCGTGGCTATGCTCATTAACGCACTCTACAACATTGTCGACAGGATATTTGTAGGGCGTGGGATCGGCTTTATCGCCATCGCCGCAACAACTGTGGCTTTCCCCATTATGATTATTCTAATGGCTGTATCCATGTTGGTCGGAATCGGCGCTACGGCATTGATTTCCATCCGTTTAGGACAGCAGAAAATGGAAGAAGCCGAAAAGGTAGCCGGCAATGCCATGGTTATGATAATTTTATTGCCAGTCATTATAGCCGTAATATACCTGCTCTTCCCCGAGCCGATTTTAATATTCTTTGGGGCAAGTGAAGAAGTTTTACCTTACGCCCGGGATTTTGCGCACATTATTATGCTGGGAGCGGCTTTTGGTTCCATCAGCATGGGGATGAACAACTTTATCAGGGCGGAAGGCAATCCCAGGTTGGCTATGTTTACGCAAATTACCGGCGCGTTGATAAACGGAGTTTTAAACTACATTTTCATTTTCAAGTTGGGACTGGGGATAAAAGGTTCGGCTTTAGCTACTTTGTCCGGCCAATTCCTTTCAGCAATCTGGGTATTGAGTTATTTCCTGTCAGGCAGAAGCCTGGTCAAAATCAGATTAAAAAACCTTAAGTTGCAGCTGCCTATAATTATCAGCATTATATCTATTGGCTTTGCCCCTTTTGCCATGCAAGTCGCCAACAGTGTTCAGCAATCAATACTTAATAAAACCCTGTTGGTACATGGCGGGGATTTAGCTCTATCGGCTGTGGGCATTATTATGAGTATAGCTGCCTTATTATTCATGCCGATAGTGGGCTTAAGCCAGGGAGCACAACCCCTTATAGGCTTTAATTACGGCGCCCGGCAATATGACAGGGTTAAAGAGACGGTGAAAATAGCGGTGATCGCCGGCACCTGCATTGCTGTAGCCGGCTATACGGCCATTCATATCTGGCCGGTCCAAATTGTTGGGCTATTCAGCAAAGGGGATACGGCGCTTACGGAAATGACCTCACAGGCAATGCGGGTGTTTTTTGCGCTATTTCCGGTTGTAGGATTTCAAATAATATGTTCAAACTATTTTCAAGCAGTGGGCAAACCGGTACAATCTACCATACTCAGCTTGTCCAGACAGGTACTGCTGTTTATCCCCTTGCTTCTGATCCTGCCAAATTTCTGGGGAATCAACGGAGTTTGGAGAACAGCGCCGATTGCTGACGGCCTGGCAGTTCTGCTGACGGCTACCCTTATTTATTTGGAAATGAAAAACCTCCCGCAAAATCAACCATTAATTGCACAGGTTAAGCAGTCTGTCTGA